The Pseudomonadota bacterium genomic interval CTGCAGCCCGACGCTGCCGTCGTTGCGCTCCAGCGGGGTGGAGGTCAGTCCACCGAAATTACTGTCTCTGTAACTGTAATCCGCGGTCAGGTCGAGGGCAGGAAAGTGTCCGGAGTTTTGTACCTGGATTTCCTGCTTGGCGGTTTCGGCGGCCGCCTGCGCTGCCAGCATCAGCGGATTCTGCTCGATGGCCGAGCGCACCCACTGATCCTGGTCGGCCGGCTCCGGTGCCTGCAGCGGAATGTGCTCGCCGAGCAGGGCCAGTGTTTCCGGCATCGATCCGGTCAGTTCGCGCAGCGCCTCGTGTGCGTCGGCCAGCTGCTGTTCGGCGGTGATCTCGTCGCTGACCGCGATGTCGTAGGCCGCCTGGGCCTTGAGCTTGTCGGTGATGGCCGCCAGGCCCACCTCGAAGCGCTGCTGGGCCTGGTCCAGCGTGCGCGTCAGCGCCGCCTTGTCGGCCTGCACGAAGGCCAGGTTGTCGCGTGAGCCCAGGATATCGAAATACGCGTTCGCCACGCGCAGGATCAGGTCCTGCTGGGCCGCGGTGAAGGTGGCATCCGCCTGTGCGATGCGACTGTCGGCCTGCTTGAGCTGGATGAAGCGTTCGCGGTGGAACAGGGGCTGGGTCAGGCTGATCGTGTAGAGCTTGTTGGTTGCGTAGGTGGTCGGACCGCCGGAGCGCGGATCGTAGCTGTCGCGCGTCACGGTGCCGCCGAGCCCCACCTCGGGCAGCAGCCCGGCGCGGCTTTGCGGTTTCACCTCCAGTGCGGCCCGGTGCTCTGCGCTCGCGGCCAGGTACTGGGGGTCGGCCGCCAGCGCCTGCCGATAGACCGTGGCGAGGTCGTCGGCGCAGGCCGGGCCCGCGCCCAGCAGGACGCCGGACAGGAGAACCACCTTGATCGATTGCATCTTGCGCAGCATAGCCTTGTTCCTGCTGTAGCGGGATCCTGCCCCCGGCGTTCCGGTCAATAGGTCGGCAGACTCGTATCCGTGTGGCGCGCCCAGGCGTCGATGCCACCGCGCAGGTTGATGACCTTGTCGAAGCCCTGGGCCTTCAGGTACAGGGCGACCTGCCGGCTGCGAATGCCATGGTGGCAGATTACGACGATCTCTTGGTTCGCATCAAGCGAGGCGGCCTCGACGGGGATCTGGCGCATGGGGATAAGCCGGGAGCCCTCGAGGTGGACAATGTTGTATTCCCAGGGTTCCCGCACATCCAGCAGCAGGGGCCTGGCCGGCGCACTCTCGAGGTACGCCTTGCACTCGTCGGGGGTCATCTCGCGCATGGACTGCCGGACCGGTCAGAAGTCGAAGGATTCGGGTAGCGGGGCGTTGATCAGGGGTGGAATGCAGGTCTCGAACAGGGATTCGCTGATCCAGTTGTTGGCGTTGATGCGGGTGATGAGGCGCGCTTCCATGATCGGCAGCTGGCCGGTGATGACAAACAGCCGGCCGCCGTTCTCGAGATTGTCGAAGTACTGCCGGTCCAGCAACGGCAGCGAGCCGGTAACGGCGATCACGTCGAAGCGCAGGTCCGTACCGATCTCGTGCAGGCCGTCGCCCGTGTGCAGGGTGACGTTGTCGACAGCGAGCTCGCCCAGGCTTGCAGCGGCCGCAGCGGCGAGTTCCGGCAGGATCTCGAAGCTGGTGACATGGCGGCCGAGCCGGGCCAGGCACGCGGTCAGATAGCCGCTGCCGGTGCCGATCTCGAGCACGCTGTCCTCCGCCCGGATGGCCAGTGCCTGCAGCAGCCGGCCCTCGACGTTGGGTTTCATCATGACCTGGTCGTGGCCGAGCGGGATGTTGGTGTCGGCAAAGGCCAGCCCGCGATAGCGCTCCGGCACGAAGGCCTCGCGCGGGACATGCGCCATGGCCTCCAGGACCTGGGGGTCGAGCACCTCCCAGGGCCGGATCTGCTGCACGATCATGTTGAAGCGTGCCTGTTCGATTTCTGCCGGTTCCATCATGCCTGCTGCCGGTTGCATTCAACGGCAGCCAAGGGTACGGACTTTGTCCCGTGCTGGCAATAATCTGGCTGGGGTAGGCGGGCGGTATGTTTTTGGAAACAACATGTTGCATAAATCCGCGGCGGCAGTGTTGTTGCAAAGCAGGAAACCTTTCGTTACCGTGTATCCCCGGCTGGGGGTGCCCGCTGCGGGCTGAGACATACCCTTGGAACCTGACCCGGGTCATGCCGGCGTAGGGAAGCTCGAGCACTCGCCGGCGCACTGCCTTTGTTCATCGCAATGAGGACGGCCGTTATGAGTGCTATCCCGGAAGATTTCATCAGTCAGACCGCACGGCTGTCCGCCGACGTCACCCGGCCGTTCCCGAATTCACGCCGCATCTACGTACCGGGATCGCGTCCCGACATCCGGGTGCCGATGCGCGAGATTCGGCAGGCCGATACACCCGCCAGCCTCGGGGTCGAGCACAATCCGCCCATCACGGTGTACGACACCTCCGGACCCTATACCGACCCGGACGCCCGCATCGACCTGCTCGCGGGGCTGCCCGAGGTGCGCAGCAACTGGATCGCCGGACGTGCCGACACCGAGCAGCTGCCCGGGCCGAGCTCCGCGTACGGCCGGCAGCGCCAGCAGGATCCGGCGCTCGCCGCGCTGCGTTTCCAGCACATCCGTCCGCCGCGCCGGGCCCTGGCCGGGCATAACGTCACCCAGATGCATTACGCGCGCCGCGGCATCATCACCCCGGAGATGGAATTCGTCGCCATCCGCGAGAACCTGCGCCTGGACGAGCTGCGCGACGCCGGCCTGCTGAAGCAGCACCCGGGGCACAGTTTCGGCGCCAGCCTGCCTGCGCGCGTCACGCCGGAATTCGTGCGCGACGAGGTGGCGCGCGGGCGCGCCATCATCCCCGCCAACATCAATCACCCGGAACTGGAGCCGATGATCATCGGCCGCAATTTCCTGGTGAAGATCAATACCAATATAGGCAATTCGGCGGTGACCTCCTCGATCGCCGAGGAAGTGGAGAAGATGGTGTGGTCGGTGCGCTGGGGCGGCGACACGCTGATGGACCTGTCGACCGGCCGGAACATCCACGAGACGCGCGAGTGGATCCTGCGCAACGCGCCGGTGCCGGTGGGTACCGTGCCGATCTACCAGGCGCTGGAAAAGGTCGAGGGCCGCGCCGAGGAGCTGACCTGGGATATCTTCCGCGACACCCTGATCGAGCAGGCGGAGCAGGGCGTGGACTACTTCACCATCCATGCCGGCGTGCGCCTGGCCTGGGTGCCGCTGACCGCGAACCGGGTGACCGGCATCGTCTCGCGCGGCGGCTCGATCATGGCGAAGTGGTGCCTCGCGCATCACCAGGAGAGCTTCCTCTACACCCACTTCGCCGATATCTGCGACATCATGAAAGCCTACGACGTGTCGTTCTCGCTCGGCGACGGCCTGCGGCCGGGCTCGATCGCCGATGCCAACGACGCCGCCCAGTTCGCGGAGCTGGAGACTCTGGGCGAACTGACGCAGATCGCCTGGGAGCACGACGTGCAGGTGATGATCGAGGGCCCCGGCCATGTGCCCATGCAGCTCATCCGGGAGAACATGGACAAGGAACTGCGCGATTGCTTCGAGGCGCCGTTCTACACCCTGGGCCCGCTGACCACCGACATCGCGCCCGGCTACGACCACATCACGTCCGCCATCGGCGCGGCCCAGATCGGCTGGTATGGCACGGCCATGCTGTGCTACGTGACGCCGAAGGAACACCTCGGCCTGCCGGACAAGCAGGATGTGCGCGAGGGTATCATCACCTACAAGATCGCCGCGCACGCGGCGGACCTGGCCAAGGGACATCCCGGCGCACAGGTGCGCGACAATGCGCTGTCCAAGGCGCGCTTCGAGTTCCGCTGGGAGGATCAGTTCAACCTCGGACTCGACCCGGAAAAGGCGCGTGAGTTCCACGACGCCACGCTGCCCAAGGACTCCGCCAAGGTGGCGCACTTCTGTTCCATGTGCGGTCCGAAGTTCTGTTCCATGAAGATCAGCCAGGACGTGCGCGATTATGCCGCCGGCAAGGGCATCGGTGACATCGGCCAGGCCATCGAGACGGGGCTGACCGAGAAGGCCGCCGAGTTCAAGGACGGCGGTGCGCAGATCTACCGCAAGACCTAGCCGCGCGCGCAATACATCCCGGCCCGCACTGCCTTCAAAAAATTGACGCGCCGCTGGCCGGTGCGCGGGCGGCGTTTCAAGCGCTTAAGTTGTATGCGCTTTTCAAGCTCGCTGCATTCGCCGTGACCGGGTGCCGGCAAAATCGGGTAAGATGCGCGGATTCCGAATCACCTTGTTGAGACAGGGCAGGCAATGAACCAGACCAGGACCAACTTCAGCGGCCGCATGCTGTTGCGCATGATGGTGCTCGGGGCGATCGTGGTGATCGCGCTGATCGCCAACTACAAATTCATCGGCGAGCTGTACTTCACGCACCAGCTGACCGCGGCCGGCTACCTGATCAACGGCGGAATCGTGGCGATTTTCCTGCTCGGCCTGGTGAAGATCGTGTCGTCGCTGCTGCGTTACATGCGCGAGGAGGTCGCGCTCGAGCGCGTCAGCTCGCACCTGGAGAACGGGCACGACAACCCGCTCAAGGGCGTCAACACGCGTTCCATCATCGCGCGCCGCTACCAGACGCTGGTGCGGTTGAGCAAC includes:
- a CDS encoding TolC family outer membrane protein; the encoded protein is MLRKMQSIKVVLLSGVLLGAGPACADDLATVYRQALAADPQYLAASAEHRAALEVKPQSRAGLLPEVGLGGTVTRDSYDPRSGGPTTYATNKLYTISLTQPLFHRERFIQLKQADSRIAQADATFTAAQQDLILRVANAYFDILGSRDNLAFVQADKAALTRTLDQAQQRFEVGLAAITDKLKAQAAYDIAVSDEITAEQQLADAHEALRELTGSMPETLALLGEHIPLQAPEPADQDQWVRSAIEQNPLMLAAQAAAETAKQEIQVQNSGHFPALDLTADYSYRDSNFGGLTSTPLERNDGSVGLQLNLPLYQGGAVTSRTREQRQRYEQAREVQEQQYRATERQTRDNYRGVVSGISRVNALEVAIESNQKAYEAAKSGFDVGTRDIVDVLDAQRELLRARRDHARSRYDYLLSTLRLKQAAGILAEDDLMQINAMLVAEGL
- the thiC gene encoding phosphomethylpyrimidine synthase ThiC, whose translation is MSAIPEDFISQTARLSADVTRPFPNSRRIYVPGSRPDIRVPMREIRQADTPASLGVEHNPPITVYDTSGPYTDPDARIDLLAGLPEVRSNWIAGRADTEQLPGPSSAYGRQRQQDPALAALRFQHIRPPRRALAGHNVTQMHYARRGIITPEMEFVAIRENLRLDELRDAGLLKQHPGHSFGASLPARVTPEFVRDEVARGRAIIPANINHPELEPMIIGRNFLVKINTNIGNSAVTSSIAEEVEKMVWSVRWGGDTLMDLSTGRNIHETREWILRNAPVPVGTVPIYQALEKVEGRAEELTWDIFRDTLIEQAEQGVDYFTIHAGVRLAWVPLTANRVTGIVSRGGSIMAKWCLAHHQESFLYTHFADICDIMKAYDVSFSLGDGLRPGSIADANDAAQFAELETLGELTQIAWEHDVQVMIEGPGHVPMQLIRENMDKELRDCFEAPFYTLGPLTTDIAPGYDHITSAIGAAQIGWYGTAMLCYVTPKEHLGLPDKQDVREGIITYKIAAHAADLAKGHPGAQVRDNALSKARFEFRWEDQFNLGLDPEKAREFHDATLPKDSAKVAHFCSMCGPKFCSMKISQDVRDYAAGKGIGDIGQAIETGLTEKAAEFKDGGAQIYRKT
- a CDS encoding rhodanese-like domain-containing protein, coding for MREMTPDECKAYLESAPARPLLLDVREPWEYNIVHLEGSRLIPMRQIPVEAASLDANQEIVVICHHGIRSRQVALYLKAQGFDKVINLRGGIDAWARHTDTSLPTY
- a CDS encoding protein-L-isoaspartate O-methyltransferase, with the translated sequence MMEPAEIEQARFNMIVQQIRPWEVLDPQVLEAMAHVPREAFVPERYRGLAFADTNIPLGHDQVMMKPNVEGRLLQALAIRAEDSVLEIGTGSGYLTACLARLGRHVTSFEILPELAAAAAASLGELAVDNVTLHTGDGLHEIGTDLRFDVIAVTGSLPLLDRQYFDNLENGGRLFVITGQLPIMEARLITRINANNWISESLFETCIPPLINAPLPESFDF